A window of the Xiashengella succiniciproducens genome harbors these coding sequences:
- a CDS encoding SiaB family protein kinase produces MEKEKQGFLDFAYQLYKTMKTNEINLVYEGEVTQEITKTFTSLTEKSLTKNAESNTVQKKVFNVMVECLQNISKHADSLSDEEEERRGIVMVSKGEDSYSIITGNIIKNERVPGLKETLEHINSLDKEGLSDLYKKQIKESTISEKGGAGLGLIDIAKKTGSKLTYQFKELNDQVSFFILTSTIKRI; encoded by the coding sequence ATGGAAAAAGAAAAACAAGGATTTCTGGATTTTGCCTATCAGCTGTATAAAACCATGAAAACCAATGAAATCAACTTGGTTTACGAAGGCGAAGTAACTCAGGAAATTACCAAGACTTTTACCTCTCTTACAGAAAAGAGTCTTACAAAGAATGCCGAATCAAATACCGTCCAAAAGAAGGTATTTAATGTTATGGTTGAGTGTCTGCAAAATATCAGCAAACATGCCGATTCGCTTTCCGATGAAGAAGAGGAGCGCAGAGGTATTGTTATGGTTAGTAAAGGAGAAGACTCATACAGTATCATCACCGGAAATATTATCAAGAATGAAAGAGTTCCTGGTCTTAAGGAAACCCTTGAGCATATCAACAGCCTGGACAAAGAAGGACTTTCTGACCTGTACAAAAAGCAGATCAAAGAATCCACTATTTCTGAGAAAGGCGGTGCCGGTCTTGGACTGATCGATATAGCAAAGAAGACTGGAAGTAAACTTACATACCAGTTCAAGGAACTCAACGATCAGGTTTCTTTCTTTATCCTTACATCAACAATCAAAAGAATTTGA
- a CDS encoding ATP-binding cassette domain-containing protein translates to MSEEILKALMQLFGLLTKQDGGVESNETEYVRNFLKQQLNTEAVEEYFALFLNHSLSDEKEEGEEAGKVRLTSMKDSVRILGICKKINKQLNREQKVVVLIRMFELISTDMKLTEQRMAIINTVAQVFKLPKNEISAIETFVLYSNEREKLNTGDFMIIDNLEGSHGESKHISKSGLEGSIIILSVKSAELYFMRYTGEQEIFLNGMPVDHRRIYIFPKGSFIRIPKGTPIYYTDVVGHFLTDADSPRISYEVKNVGYTFKNGTIGLRNININEEQGRLIGIMGASGAGKTTLLNVLSGIESPTEGEVVINGHNLHTQKEELEGVIGLIPQDDLLIEELTVFENLYYNAKLCFKDKSEEEITALVHDTLQNLGLFERKDLKVGSPLNKTISGGQRKRLNIALELIREPAILFVDEPTSGLSSRDSENVMNLLRELALKGKLIFVVIHQPSSDIYKMFDKMFILDTGGYPVYYGNPGESLIYFKQLDSQINSDQGECPTCGNLNPELIFNIIDASVIDEYGNYTNKRKVAPEEWYSHFCERIAIPTVNTVKTKPPKTLNIPSWFSQFKIYTLRDFFAKISNTQYILLNLLETPLLGFILAYLIKYIADPNSDLYIFRENENMPPYVFMGIVVSLFFGLIISAEEIFKDAKILKRESFLKLSRSSYLVSKVLLMFTISAIQMALFVLVANTVLGIKDMYFEYWIALFTVSAFANILGLILSASFNSIVTIYILIPLVMIPQMVLGGAMFTFDKLNKDFTSVDKVPAIAEFMPSRWIYEGLIVDMYKNNKYNSAFFEIEQKESSADFKQVHYLPELREILVKCYDHVAAGKNRDDKTFKDDLELIRNEFSKEIRRVPEINFENLDLLYPDTFDENALLIADDYISKLNDHYRLIFIQSNRLKDTFFTYNQTQNAETFNRIKDNYYNESISSIVRREFGKNKMVRQGNELVQLSEPIYQIPEPEKWYSFRTHFFAPVKHFAGNFYETLWFNITVVWLLTIVLYAVLYFDLLTKLMNWGSSIKWNKRKPLKE, encoded by the coding sequence ATGAGTGAGGAAATATTAAAAGCGCTGATGCAATTGTTTGGTCTTCTGACCAAACAGGACGGTGGTGTCGAATCCAACGAAACCGAATATGTCCGTAATTTCCTTAAACAGCAACTTAATACTGAGGCTGTTGAGGAGTACTTTGCACTGTTTCTTAATCATTCGTTGAGCGACGAAAAAGAGGAGGGAGAGGAAGCAGGGAAGGTACGCCTGACCTCAATGAAGGATTCAGTGAGGATTTTGGGCATCTGCAAAAAGATTAATAAACAACTCAATCGCGAGCAAAAAGTTGTCGTGCTGATTCGTATGTTCGAACTTATCAGTACCGACATGAAGCTGACCGAGCAACGGATGGCTATTATCAACACAGTTGCCCAGGTCTTCAAACTCCCAAAAAACGAGATATCTGCCATAGAGACCTTTGTTCTCTATAGCAATGAAAGGGAAAAACTTAATACCGGAGACTTCATGATTATTGATAATCTTGAAGGATCTCACGGTGAAAGCAAACACATATCCAAGTCCGGACTCGAAGGCTCAATTATTATCCTGAGCGTTAAAAGTGCCGAACTATACTTTATGCGCTATACCGGAGAGCAGGAAATCTTCCTCAACGGTATGCCCGTTGACCACAGAAGGATCTATATCTTCCCAAAAGGAAGCTTTATCAGGATTCCAAAAGGAACACCTATTTACTATACCGACGTCGTTGGCCACTTCCTTACTGATGCCGATTCTCCACGTATCAGCTATGAGGTAAAGAATGTAGGCTATACGTTCAAAAATGGAACTATTGGTCTTCGTAACATTAATATCAACGAAGAGCAGGGTAGACTAATCGGTATTATGGGTGCTTCAGGTGCCGGAAAAACAACACTGCTGAACGTCCTTTCTGGAATAGAAAGTCCTACTGAAGGAGAGGTGGTTATTAATGGCCATAACCTTCACACCCAAAAGGAGGAACTCGAAGGTGTTATCGGACTAATTCCGCAGGATGACCTACTTATTGAAGAACTTACGGTATTTGAAAACCTTTACTATAACGCCAAACTCTGCTTTAAGGACAAGAGCGAAGAAGAGATAACTGCTCTGGTTCACGATACTCTTCAGAATCTTGGCCTCTTCGAACGAAAGGACCTTAAAGTAGGTTCACCGCTTAACAAAACTATCAGTGGAGGACAAAGGAAAAGGCTAAATATTGCCCTTGAGCTAATCAGGGAACCTGCCATCCTCTTTGTTGACGAACCGACTTCCGGACTGTCGTCTCGCGACTCTGAAAACGTGATGAACCTCCTAAGGGAGCTTGCCCTAAAGGGCAAACTCATCTTTGTTGTTATTCACCAGCCATCCTCAGACATCTATAAGATGTTTGACAAGATGTTTATCCTCGATACTGGTGGATATCCCGTTTACTATGGAAACCCGGGCGAATCACTGATTTATTTCAAACAGCTCGATTCGCAAATTAACAGCGATCAGGGAGAGTGCCCAACATGTGGTAATCTCAACCCTGAGTTGATTTTCAATATTATTGATGCAAGTGTAATTGACGAGTATGGAAATTACACAAACAAGAGAAAGGTAGCCCCAGAGGAATGGTACAGTCATTTCTGCGAAAGAATTGCAATTCCGACAGTCAATACTGTTAAGACAAAACCCCCGAAAACCCTGAATATACCAAGCTGGTTCAGCCAGTTCAAGATATATACGCTACGTGACTTTTTCGCTAAGATCAGCAATACACAGTATATACTGCTAAACCTGCTGGAGACTCCGCTTCTTGGCTTTATCCTGGCCTACCTGATCAAGTACATAGCAGACCCAAACTCTGATTTGTACATTTTCAGGGAAAATGAAAACATGCCACCATATGTTTTCATGGGCATAGTCGTGTCTCTGTTCTTTGGTCTGATCATCAGCGCAGAAGAAATATTCAAGGATGCAAAGATACTGAAACGGGAATCCTTCCTTAAACTAAGCAGGTCAAGTTACCTGGTATCAAAAGTCCTGCTGATGTTCACGATATCAGCTATTCAAATGGCGCTTTTCGTATTGGTAGCCAATACAGTGCTGGGCATCAAGGATATGTATTTTGAGTATTGGATTGCCCTGTTTACCGTCTCAGCCTTTGCCAATATACTGGGACTTATACTGTCTGCGTCATTCAACTCTATCGTAACAATATACATCCTGATACCATTGGTAATGATACCACAAATGGTACTGGGAGGTGCAATGTTTACTTTCGACAAACTCAACAAGGATTTCACTTCTGTTGATAAGGTACCTGCCATAGCTGAATTCATGCCATCAAGGTGGATTTATGAAGGTCTGATTGTGGATATGTACAAAAACAACAAGTATAACAGTGCTTTCTTTGAAATAGAGCAAAAGGAAAGCAGCGCTGACTTCAAGCAGGTACACTATCTTCCAGAATTAAGGGAAATCCTAGTCAAATGTTATGATCATGTTGCTGCCGGCAAAAACAGGGACGACAAAACCTTTAAAGACGACCTTGAACTAATCAGAAATGAATTCAGCAAGGAAATAAGAAGAGTACCAGAAATCAACTTTGAAAATCTAGATTTACTCTATCCTGACACCTTTGACGAAAATGCATTATTAATTGCAGATGACTATATAAGTAAGCTTAACGACCACTATAGATTGATTTTTATCCAGTCCAACAGACTGAAGGATACGTTCTTTACTTATAATCAAACCCAGAACGCAGAAACGTTTAACAGGATAAAGGATAATTATTACAACGAGAGCATATCCTCTATCGTACGCCGTGAATTTGGCAAAAACAAAATGGTACGTCAGGGAAATGAGCTTGTACAGCTTAGCGAACCTATCTATCAGATCCCTGAACCCGAAAAATGGTACTCGTTCCGTACCCACTTTTTCGCTCCAGTTAAGCACTTCGCAGGTAACTTTTATGAAACTTTGTGGTTTAATATCACTGTGGTATGGTTATTGACCATAGTGTTATATGCAGTACTGTATTTTGATCTTCTTACCAAGCTTATGAACTGGGGAAGCTCAATAAAATGGAACAAAAGGAAACCTTTAAAAGAATAG
- a CDS encoding VanZ family protein codes for MHRVFQFKYTLITAIAVITLSLISSSEFQQRRFWYFEGMDKVIHVCMYMTLSSLFFLERYWSSKTTSANIIKHYNIIPLLLFGAMGGAIELLQPLVAARSCEVTDFLCNITGLILGFYLQILFIRILKR; via the coding sequence ATGCATAGGGTATTCCAGTTCAAATATACATTGATAACAGCTATAGCTGTTATCACTCTCAGTCTAATAAGTAGCTCCGAATTTCAACAAAGAAGATTCTGGTACTTCGAAGGTATGGACAAAGTAATTCATGTATGCATGTACATGACACTGAGCTCATTATTTTTTCTGGAAAGGTATTGGTCCAGCAAAACCACTTCTGCCAATATTATCAAACACTACAATATCATCCCACTGCTTTTGTTTGGAGCCATGGGAGGTGCAATAGAACTGCTTCAACCATTAGTTGCTGCCAGATCCTGTGAGGTCACGGATTTTCTGTGCAATATTACTGGACTAATCCTGGGATTTTACCTGCAAATATTGTTTATCAGAATACTAAAGAGATAG
- the rpiB gene encoding ribose 5-phosphate isomerase B: MDFKKIGIGSDHAGFETKEIIKEYLSEKGLEVVDFGTNSPESVDYADYGHPLASAVENGEVDLGFAICGSGNGINMTINKHQGIRGALCWIPEIARLARAHNDANICTLPGRFVNSETAKEIVDNFLSTPFDGGRHSRRIEKIKCR; this comes from the coding sequence ATGGATTTTAAGAAGATTGGCATCGGATCTGATCATGCCGGATTTGAGACGAAGGAGATTATAAAGGAATATCTTTCTGAGAAAGGTTTGGAGGTAGTAGATTTCGGAACAAATTCTCCAGAAAGTGTTGATTATGCAGACTACGGTCATCCATTGGCTTCAGCTGTGGAAAACGGTGAGGTTGATTTGGGTTTTGCTATATGTGGCAGCGGTAATGGTATTAACATGACAATAAATAAGCATCAGGGAATAAGAGGAGCTTTATGCTGGATCCCTGAGATAGCAAGATTGGCAAGAGCTCATAATGATGCCAATATTTGCACATTGCCAGGAAGATTTGTAAATTCAGAAACTGCGAAGGAGATTGTTGATAATTTTCTATCTACGCCGTTTGACGGTGGACGTCATAGTCGTCGTATAGAGAAGATCAAATGCAGGTAG
- the nadA gene encoding quinolinate synthase NadA, whose translation MNINREWITAGYSTAAVPERVDLLSEIARLKKEKNAIIMAHYYQINDIQNIADFVGDSLALAQQAAKTNADIILLAGVYFMGETAKILCPDKKVLVPDLNAGCSLADSCPADDFFEFKKKYPNHIVVTYVNTTAEVKALSDIVVTSTNAVGIINSIPKDQPILFGPDRNLGNYLKSLTGRDMVIWDGACHVHEQFSIERIVALKKENPDAKIIAHPECKKPLLVLADFIGSTSALLKYTIESEDKKFIVATESGILHQMIKASPEKTFIPAPPSDATCGCNDCEFMKLNTLKKVYLALKHEFPEVLVDEELRLKALKPIEKMLDISSLLKL comes from the coding sequence ATGAATATTAATAGGGAGTGGATAACTGCCGGGTATTCTACAGCGGCAGTTCCTGAGAGGGTAGATTTACTAAGTGAGATTGCTCGCTTAAAGAAGGAAAAGAATGCTATTATTATGGCGCACTACTACCAGATTAATGATATTCAGAATATTGCAGATTTTGTTGGTGATAGTTTAGCCTTAGCTCAACAAGCTGCCAAGACTAATGCTGATATTATTCTGTTAGCCGGAGTTTATTTCATGGGTGAAACTGCTAAAATTCTTTGTCCGGATAAGAAGGTTTTAGTGCCTGATTTAAATGCCGGATGTTCTCTTGCTGATAGTTGCCCAGCTGATGATTTTTTTGAGTTTAAGAAAAAGTATCCTAATCATATAGTAGTTACCTATGTTAATACTACTGCAGAGGTTAAGGCTTTATCTGATATTGTTGTAACAAGTACTAATGCTGTTGGTATAATTAATTCAATACCCAAGGATCAGCCCATACTTTTTGGACCAGATCGAAATCTTGGTAATTACCTGAAAAGTTTGACAGGAAGGGATATGGTTATTTGGGACGGAGCGTGTCATGTACATGAACAGTTTTCCATTGAAAGAATTGTAGCTCTTAAAAAAGAAAATCCTGATGCTAAGATCATAGCTCATCCGGAGTGTAAAAAGCCTTTATTGGTACTTGCTGATTTTATTGGAAGTACTTCTGCGCTTCTTAAGTATACTATTGAAAGTGAAGATAAAAAATTTATCGTTGCTACTGAATCTGGTATACTTCATCAAATGATAAAGGCTTCACCAGAAAAGACATTTATTCCTGCACCTCCATCAGATGCTACATGTGGATGTAATGATTGTGAATTTATGAAGCTAAATACTTTAAAAAAAGTATATTTGGCATTAAAACATGAGTTTCCTGAAGTCTTAGTGGATGAAGAGTTAAGGTTGAAAGCACTCAAACCAATTGAGAAAATGCTTGATATTTCATCATTGTTAAAACTATAG
- the hemW gene encoding radical SAM family heme chaperone HemW, whose product MAGIYTHIPFCFSRCGYCDFYKTTRLDRIGPFVSVLMKEIEHYSSDLNERIETVYFGGGTPSLISVKDYRDIFKQLRDNYDIADSAEITMEANPDDINEDYLDAMLQIGFNRISIGIQSFHDRDLKEMGRRHNSVQALQAVNIANKAGFDNISIDLIYGLSWGDIGSFRENLSVLKGMPVQHISAYHLTFEEGTPFWQLLKRGIYKEIKDSESTEQYQELCRFLADEGFEHYEVSNFCKPSFHSRHNSSYWNHTPYIGFGPGSHSYYDGVRRWNKPDLSLYLRSEWDSIVESEILDNRDLVNEIVMLGLRTARGLDTGRIRALDESYYELVLISSRKWLDAGHLIMDGQYIRCPEDSWFIVDGIIKDIFI is encoded by the coding sequence ATGGCCGGGATTTACACACACATACCATTTTGCTTTTCACGCTGTGGTTACTGTGATTTTTACAAGACAACCAGGTTGGATCGCATAGGTCCCTTTGTTTCTGTACTCATGAAGGAGATAGAGCACTATTCCTCGGATCTCAATGAAAGGATTGAGACTGTGTATTTTGGTGGAGGTACACCTTCGCTTATCAGTGTAAAAGACTACAGGGATATTTTTAAGCAACTTAGGGATAATTACGATATTGCTGATTCGGCTGAGATAACTATGGAGGCTAATCCGGATGATATCAATGAAGACTACTTAGATGCTATGCTTCAGATTGGATTTAACCGGATCAGTATAGGTATACAAAGTTTCCATGACAGGGATTTGAAGGAAATGGGCAGACGACATAACTCAGTCCAGGCTTTACAGGCTGTAAATATTGCAAACAAGGCAGGATTTGACAATATAAGCATAGATTTGATCTACGGACTATCATGGGGTGATATTGGTTCATTTAGGGAGAATTTGAGTGTTTTGAAGGGTATGCCAGTTCAACACATTTCTGCATACCATTTGACCTTTGAGGAGGGCACACCTTTCTGGCAACTTCTGAAGCGTGGAATTTATAAGGAAATCAAGGATTCAGAAAGTACTGAGCAGTATCAGGAATTGTGCAGATTCCTTGCAGATGAGGGTTTTGAGCATTACGAGGTGTCTAATTTCTGCAAGCCATCCTTTCACTCTAGACATAATTCCTCATACTGGAACCACACTCCTTATATAGGTTTTGGGCCTGGAAGCCACTCGTATTATGATGGTGTGAGGAGGTGGAATAAGCCTGATTTATCTCTTTATCTTCGTTCCGAATGGGATTCAATAGTAGAGAGTGAGATACTGGATAATCGGGATCTTGTGAATGAGATAGTAATGCTTGGCTTAAGAACAGCAAGGGGGCTAGACACAGGTAGGATAAGAGCTCTTGATGAGTCGTATTATGAACTTGTACTAATTAGCAGCAGAAAATGGCTTGATGCAGGACATCTGATAATGGATGGCCAGTATATAAGGTGTCCCGAAGATTCGTGGTTTATCGTGGACGGGATAATAAAGGATATTTTCATATAG
- a CDS encoding DUF1987 domain-containing protein produces the protein MEVINIKGTDDTPNVILDKASGHFEISGRSLPEDVNQFYEQILDWIDEYAKDPLDRTEFNFKLEYFNTASSKVILDILLKFEEIVEKGKEVVIKWHYHEDEEDMLEAGEEYSDIVEIPFEYVVYND, from the coding sequence ATGGAAGTAATAAACATCAAAGGCACGGACGATACTCCTAATGTGATACTCGACAAGGCTAGCGGACATTTTGAGATTTCAGGACGTTCTCTTCCGGAAGATGTAAACCAGTTTTATGAACAAATACTGGATTGGATAGACGAGTATGCCAAAGATCCTCTTGACAGGACTGAGTTTAATTTCAAACTGGAGTATTTCAATACGGCTTCATCAAAGGTCATTCTCGATATTCTGCTGAAATTCGAGGAAATCGTTGAAAAAGGCAAGGAGGTTGTTATCAAGTGGCACTACCACGAAGACGAGGAAGATATGCTGGAAGCCGGAGAAGAATATTCCGACATTGTTGAGATACCTTTCGAATACGTGGTATATAACGATTAA
- a CDS encoding RrF2 family transcriptional regulator — protein sequence MLSNTCKYALRAIIYIGINAKPGSYVNVRTIASDLEVPMQFLSKILQVFVHKGILESVKGPQGGFIFKKDPYMVTLFDVIEIVDGPNMFEHCMIGTRPCISHDLDQKKCPVHDHYSDLRTEFEAFFRNETFGKIIDSYKNRTPDFLSL from the coding sequence ATGCTTTCAAACACATGTAAATACGCTTTACGCGCTATTATTTATATAGGAATAAATGCCAAGCCAGGTTCCTATGTAAATGTAAGGACTATTGCAAGCGACCTGGAGGTGCCAATGCAGTTTCTTAGCAAAATATTGCAGGTATTCGTTCACAAAGGCATCCTTGAAAGCGTCAAAGGGCCACAGGGAGGTTTTATATTCAAGAAGGATCCATATATGGTTACCCTTTTTGATGTAATTGAGATAGTTGATGGGCCAAATATGTTTGAACATTGTATGATTGGTACACGTCCGTGTATAAGTCATGATTTGGATCAGAAAAAATGCCCGGTTCATGACCACTATTCTGACCTTAGAACGGAATTTGAGGCATTTTTCAGGAATGAGACTTTTGGAAAGATAATAGACAGTTATAAGAATCGTACTCCAGATTTCCTATCTCTTTAG
- a CDS encoding PAS domain S-box protein, with protein sequence MMKLNKRINAKALYRHFSLHVLHPYYRVMILMAVLLLLLLSWSGFLAILDKPVSFVNILNAHSYFPVILLDILILGSPAVIVYFLNEINRKTEAANDKSKELEQRIESNIELANKLLKNQWEEEHLSNDALSEVLVSLANNIKGSKKKEEEANKIATGKELISDILRNAHNLEELSVSTTKALIEFMNGIQGAFYIFNDDRKILERTAMYAYGRRRFDKYNEIRIGQGLIGAAAYEKELIYRTDIPEDYYNITSGLLGEQKPQSIVIIPLLQEEQLQGVCEIAFLDKVPGFMLHFANEVSSIIGQTIYNVKITTKTERLLDESQRMTEALRRNEEQLRKNAIEMVAAQEELERSNQMLEAQIQEVANSQKRLQALLTNASEFISIYNENQELVYESPSVERILGYSKEDNIGGMHPDILTPRGLKAINSLFQYLLDTPGGEQIAQYTYLRKNGEKIYLETKGKNLLHDPAIRGIIFNTQDITERKRAEKEERMKSRMQSLSENSPDMIMRINTQGKLVYVNPTAARFVDAEAQELVKKRISELDVDSRFIEFAESSLASIRHNQEQLFAEVPMNSRDGERIMEIKAIPELNEEGDLETILFVAHDMTEFKKIEQDIKEKNKKISDSINYAQRIQTSILPQTKHIQDHFPRSFIFYRPKDVVSGDFPWFFQKEGIYYIAAVDCTGHGVPGALISFIGYFLLNNIVSANPDYSAAQILDELHKQVRTTLKQDQEGALGRDGMDLAFCKIDKEKKTLEFAGAHRPLFLMRNGELNEYRGDRKAIGGIPLANKPEKDFENHLLEYQEGDKIFIFSDGLPDQIGGPDRKKFQVKKIREILTESPDVSMAQLSRSFSKHFYDWMGDEKQVDDVLLIGIEL encoded by the coding sequence ATGATGAAATTGAATAAAAGGATAAATGCCAAGGCCCTCTACAGGCACTTCTCTCTCCATGTATTACACCCTTATTACAGGGTGATGATACTAATGGCAGTGCTGCTGTTGCTTTTGTTATCCTGGTCAGGATTCCTTGCAATCCTTGACAAGCCGGTCTCTTTTGTAAATATCCTTAATGCCCATAGCTATTTCCCCGTTATCCTGCTGGACATCCTTATCCTTGGAAGCCCTGCAGTCATCGTTTATTTCCTGAATGAAATAAACAGAAAGACAGAAGCGGCCAACGATAAAAGCAAGGAACTTGAGCAAAGAATTGAAAGCAATATCGAACTGGCCAATAAGTTGCTGAAAAATCAATGGGAAGAAGAACATCTGAGCAATGATGCGCTTTCTGAAGTACTTGTATCTCTGGCCAATAACATCAAGGGAAGCAAGAAAAAGGAAGAGGAAGCCAACAAGATAGCAACAGGGAAGGAGTTGATTTCAGACATCCTCCGGAATGCTCACAACCTCGAGGAACTGTCAGTTTCAACAACAAAAGCCCTGATTGAATTTATGAATGGGATTCAGGGGGCTTTCTACATCTTCAACGACGACAGGAAGATACTCGAGAGAACTGCGATGTACGCTTACGGCCGACGCAGATTCGACAAGTACAATGAAATCAGAATAGGACAGGGACTGATTGGTGCAGCGGCATATGAAAAGGAACTGATTTACCGCACCGACATACCCGAAGATTACTACAATATCACCTCGGGACTTCTGGGTGAGCAGAAACCTCAAAGCATCGTTATTATCCCTCTGCTTCAGGAAGAACAGTTGCAAGGTGTTTGTGAAATAGCCTTCCTTGACAAGGTTCCTGGCTTTATGCTACACTTTGCAAATGAGGTCAGCTCCATCATAGGTCAAACAATCTACAATGTTAAAATTACAACCAAGACTGAAAGGCTGCTTGACGAATCCCAGAGAATGACTGAAGCTTTGCGCAGAAACGAGGAACAACTGCGTAAGAATGCTATCGAAATGGTTGCAGCCCAGGAAGAGCTGGAACGCTCTAACCAGATGCTGGAAGCTCAGATTCAGGAAGTTGCTAACTCCCAAAAGCGTCTGCAGGCGCTTTTGACAAATGCCTCTGAGTTTATTTCAATTTACAACGAAAATCAGGAACTTGTTTATGAAAGTCCGTCTGTCGAACGGATCTTAGGCTATAGTAAGGAAGATAATATTGGTGGTATGCACCCCGACATCCTTACTCCAAGGGGCCTGAAAGCAATAAATTCTTTGTTCCAGTATCTGCTTGATACTCCTGGTGGGGAACAAATAGCTCAATACACCTATCTACGCAAAAACGGCGAAAAGATCTACCTTGAAACCAAGGGTAAAAACCTGCTGCACGACCCTGCTATAAGGGGTATCATCTTCAATACGCAGGATATCACCGAACGCAAGAGGGCCGAGAAGGAAGAAAGAATGAAGAGCAGGATGCAAAGCTTGTCGGAAAACTCGCCTGATATGATTATGCGTATCAACACTCAGGGTAAGCTTGTATATGTTAACCCTACAGCAGCCAGATTTGTGGATGCCGAAGCTCAAGAACTGGTCAAAAAGAGAATCAGTGAACTCGACGTAGACAGCCGCTTTATCGAGTTTGCCGAAAGCAGCCTTGCAAGCATCCGTCATAACCAGGAGCAACTCTTTGCCGAAGTTCCTATGAATTCGCGTGACGGAGAGCGAATTATGGAGATAAAAGCCATACCCGAACTCAATGAAGAAGGGGACCTTGAAACCATCCTCTTTGTGGCTCACGACATGACTGAGTTCAAGAAGATTGAACAGGATATTAAGGAGAAGAACAAAAAGATATCCGACAGTATCAATTATGCTCAACGGATTCAGACATCAATATTGCCGCAGACAAAACATATACAAGACCACTTCCCACGCTCTTTCATCTTTTACAGACCTAAAGATGTGGTTAGCGGTGATTTCCCATGGTTTTTCCAAAAAGAAGGTATATATTACATTGCTGCAGTGGACTGTACGGGTCACGGAGTACCGGGAGCCTTGATAAGCTTTATCGGATACTTCCTGCTAAACAACATAGTTAGTGCCAATCCGGATTATTCGGCTGCCCAGATTCTTGACGAACTGCACAAGCAGGTTAGGACTACTCTGAAGCAGGATCAGGAAGGAGCTCTTGGCAGGGATGGAATGGACCTGGCATTCTGCAAGATAGACAAGGAAAAGAAAACCCTTGAATTTGCCGGTGCTCACAGACCTTTGTTCCTGATGAGAAATGGCGAACTGAACGAGTATAGAGGAGATAGGAAGGCCATTGGTGGTATACCCTTGGCCAATAAACCGGAAAAGGACTTTGAAAATCACCTGCTTGAGTATCAGGAAGGTGATAAGATTTTCATATTTAGTGACGGACTTCCCGACCAGATCGGTGGCCCTGACCGCAAAAAGTTCCAGGTTAAAAAAATTAGGGAAATCCTTACCGAAAGCCCTGATGTAAGCATGGCACAACTGTCAAGATCCTTCTCCAAGCATTTCTATGATTGGATGGGTGACGAGAAACAAGTTGACGATGTATTATTGATAGGAATTGAATTGTGA